A window of the Yersinia rochesterensis genome harbors these coding sequences:
- a CDS encoding WYL domain-containing protein, with protein sequence MTQAERRHDRLAVRLSLIISRLVAGETLDIRTLATEFGVSVRTLRRDFRERLIYLDLEYRKGQCRLLSGSRQRELAVMTFARQSGVEALFPDMDNYLVTSLLSGPGESPCLIWQGAAQVSSPDSGVFTRLVIAVSEHRKVTLLGKGCRCTGLAPYRLVLREGEWYLTGEYQARIAVFPLADIRAVTLHNDSFAPDIAVRNLLSRPDFLQALPHFRLFYSLPAATDGGLIPQKESSR encoded by the coding sequence ATGACTCAAGCTGAACGTCGTCATGACCGGCTTGCTGTTCGATTATCGTTGATTATCAGCCGCCTGGTGGCGGGTGAAACGCTGGATATACGAACGCTGGCAACTGAGTTTGGCGTGTCGGTTCGTACCCTGCGGCGGGACTTTCGCGAACGGCTGATATACCTGGACCTGGAGTATCGCAAAGGTCAGTGTCGTTTGTTGTCCGGCAGTCGCCAACGGGAGCTGGCGGTGATGACGTTTGCCCGCCAGTCGGGTGTCGAGGCACTGTTCCCTGATATGGATAACTATCTGGTCACGTCACTGTTGAGCGGTCCGGGGGAGTCTCCTTGTCTTATCTGGCAGGGTGCGGCGCAAGTGTCATCACCTGACTCGGGCGTGTTCACCCGACTGGTGATCGCGGTGTCGGAGCATCGGAAGGTAACCCTATTGGGAAAGGGGTGTCGCTGCACTGGCCTCGCGCCCTACCGTCTGGTCCTGCGTGAGGGTGAATGGTATCTGACGGGCGAGTATCAGGCCCGTATTGCCGTGTTTCCGCTGGCGGATATTCGGGCCGTCACGCTCCACAACGACAGCTTTGCTCCGGATATCGCCGTACGCAACCTTCTCTCCCGCCCGGATTTTCTTCAGGCTTTACCCCACTTTCGCCTTTTTTACTCACTGCCTGCCGCCACTGACGGC